The following coding sequences lie in one Azospirillum humicireducens genomic window:
- a CDS encoding DUF3369 domain-containing protein, which produces MTAVLLRDFDFDGRPFEVVSALSAEEAKAVLELRPDLPVALLDVVMETEDAGLRLVRHIREELRNQRMRIILRTGQPGQAPERDVIVGYDINDYKAKSELTAQRLFTTLVSALRAWRDIVTIERNRQGLERILNASASLFEMRSMRAFVEQLVEQIARLVDPGRSPSVLACRPLERGDGSRSVALVAGLGVFARSIGMPIAEILPAGAAAEIEDVLLSQRNLYQDDRCVLVFRTREHGVTVFRLEREEPYTPDEHRLLELFCNRVAIGFDNVCLYEELVALNRSLEQRVEERTTELAANQKALILAKERVERALECELLAHDRQRQFLGMVSHEFRTPLAIIDSAAQLLAMKAEQVEPEMLERLAVIRGSVQRLTGLIDVHLTDERLQSNALVLERAEVDLPDLIRSVVRPFCVAYPDREFRMELDGLPRRVEIDAHLIGLVMTNLVNNAVKYSGSDSAILLHGDADGAMAVIEVTDHGRGIPAPEIPHLFDRFFRGSGASGIPGTGIGLHTVQQIVLLHGGAVAVDSELGRGSTFRVVLPV; this is translated from the coding sequence ATGACCGCAGTGCTTCTGCGCGATTTCGACTTCGATGGCCGTCCCTTCGAGGTGGTCAGCGCCTTGTCGGCGGAAGAGGCGAAGGCAGTGCTGGAACTGCGGCCGGATCTTCCCGTCGCCCTGCTGGATGTGGTGATGGAGACGGAGGATGCCGGTCTCCGGCTGGTGCGCCACATCCGGGAGGAGTTGAGGAACCAGCGCATGCGCATCATCCTGCGCACCGGACAGCCAGGGCAGGCGCCGGAGCGCGACGTCATCGTCGGCTATGACATCAACGACTACAAGGCCAAGAGCGAACTGACGGCACAGCGCCTGTTCACCACGCTGGTCAGCGCGTTGCGGGCGTGGCGCGACATCGTGACGATCGAACGCAACAGGCAGGGGCTGGAGCGGATCCTGAATGCATCGGCCTCCCTGTTCGAAATGCGGTCGATGCGCGCGTTCGTCGAACAGCTGGTGGAGCAGATCGCACGCCTCGTCGATCCGGGCAGAAGCCCGTCCGTGCTTGCCTGCCGGCCGCTGGAGCGCGGTGACGGCAGCCGGTCGGTGGCGCTGGTGGCCGGACTTGGGGTGTTCGCCCGCAGCATCGGCATGCCCATTGCCGAAATTCTTCCGGCCGGCGCGGCAGCAGAAATCGAGGATGTGCTGCTGAGCCAGCGCAATCTGTACCAGGACGACCGGTGTGTCCTGGTTTTCCGAACACGCGAGCATGGCGTGACGGTTTTTCGGCTGGAGCGGGAGGAGCCCTATACCCCCGACGAGCACCGGTTGCTGGAGCTGTTCTGCAACCGTGTCGCGATCGGTTTCGACAATGTCTGCCTGTATGAAGAGCTGGTGGCGCTCAACCGTTCGCTTGAGCAGCGCGTGGAGGAGCGCACCACCGAATTGGCCGCCAACCAGAAGGCGCTGATCCTGGCCAAGGAGAGGGTGGAGCGCGCGCTGGAGTGCGAATTGCTGGCACACGACCGGCAGCGCCAATTCCTGGGTATGGTCAGCCATGAGTTCCGCACCCCGCTCGCCATCATCGACAGCGCCGCCCAACTGCTCGCCATGAAGGCTGAACAGGTGGAACCGGAGATGCTGGAAAGGCTGGCGGTGATCCGTGGCAGCGTCCAGCGATTGACCGGCCTGATCGACGTCCATCTGACCGACGAACGGCTGCAAAGCAATGCGCTGGTGCTAGAGCGTGCTGAAGTCGATCTTCCCGACTTGATCCGCAGCGTCGTCCGCCCCTTCTGCGTCGCCTACCCGGATCGTGAATTCCGGATGGAACTGGATGGGTTGCCGCGTCGCGTGGAAATCGATGCCCATCTCATCGGACTGGTCATGACCAATCTGGTCAACAATGCGGTCAAGTATTCCGGATCGGACAGCGCGATTCTGCTGCATGGCGATGCCGATGGCGCGATGGCCGTGATCGAGGTGACCGACCATGGCCGGGGGATACCGGCCCCGGAGATTCCGCACCTGTTCGACCGGTTCTTTCGCGGTTCCGGCGCGTCGGGCATTCCTGGGACAGGCATAGGACTGCACACGGTGCAGCAGATCGTCCTGCTTCATGGTGGTGCCGTGGCGGTGGACAGTGAACTTGGACGGGGATCGACCTTCCGGGTCGTCTTGCCGGTGTGA
- a CDS encoding sensor histidine kinase, which translates to MGRKTASPAVLALLAVALALTVAMLAFASHQYHSQVMTEAENRSAAIARVLEEHAARTLGIHAMTLSHLEWMVDDLGWDRIDASPLLHERLKALASQTPEVQSYWIIDEAGRVRASSFEWPMRVLSAADREYFRAHLGAGNAIHIGPRLSGKILSEIFFTLSRRMELPGNRFQGVAQISLLPGYFADFYRSVLHDPRDVVLLLRDDGRAIVREPLNSAPNDTEIGHFPELLTTPDANGTFRAVTSFDGVERVLARRKVPNLPVYVVYGTDVASIDAAWRDRVAPYALFAIPSIGLLGLLGVIAVRRSRQAADAQEALRSANEALESRIAERTRHLDQALADKEVLVRDIHHRVKNNLQVILSLLELQAQRSPELEAPFSEALSRINTMGLIHEQIYRSTGVSSVRIDDFIEALVGHLSSFHRRPGREIAIRHDVEPVAIDVNRVVPFALILNEVLSNAFKHAFADRCSGTVTITFMAEDGMLHLTVEDDGTGAPDPEPAPRPARRSMGMDLIRAFTRQIHGEYRFTHNDGTRFDLVFPREDEAS; encoded by the coding sequence ATGGGACGCAAGACCGCCTCGCCTGCGGTCCTGGCGTTGCTGGCAGTCGCCCTTGCCCTAACGGTCGCAATGCTGGCGTTCGCGTCCCACCAGTACCACAGCCAGGTGATGACGGAGGCGGAGAACCGCAGTGCCGCGATCGCCCGCGTTCTGGAGGAGCATGCGGCACGGACTCTCGGCATCCACGCCATGACGCTGTCGCACCTGGAATGGATGGTCGACGATCTGGGATGGGACCGGATAGACGCCTCCCCCCTGCTGCACGAACGACTGAAGGCGCTGGCATCGCAAACGCCGGAGGTTCAGTCCTACTGGATCATCGACGAGGCGGGACGTGTCCGCGCCAGCAGCTTCGAATGGCCGATGCGCGTGCTGAGCGCTGCCGACCGAGAGTATTTCCGTGCCCATCTCGGGGCCGGGAACGCCATCCATATCGGCCCGCGGTTGAGCGGCAAGATCCTCTCGGAGATATTCTTCACCCTCAGCCGCCGGATGGAACTGCCCGGCAACCGGTTCCAGGGAGTGGCGCAGATCTCTCTGCTGCCCGGCTATTTCGCCGATTTCTACCGGTCAGTCCTGCATGATCCCCGTGACGTCGTCCTGCTTCTGCGCGACGACGGCCGCGCAATTGTCCGGGAACCGCTGAACAGCGCCCCGAACGACACCGAGATCGGCCATTTTCCTGAACTGCTCACCACGCCCGACGCCAACGGCACCTTCCGGGCCGTGACCTCCTTCGACGGGGTGGAGCGGGTGCTGGCCCGCCGCAAGGTTCCCAATCTTCCGGTCTATGTGGTCTACGGCACCGATGTCGCCTCCATCGACGCCGCATGGCGCGACCGGGTGGCGCCTTATGCCCTGTTCGCGATCCCGTCGATCGGACTGCTTGGACTGCTCGGCGTCATCGCGGTGCGCCGTTCTCGGCAGGCCGCCGATGCGCAGGAGGCGTTGCGCAGTGCCAACGAAGCGCTGGAGAGTCGCATCGCCGAACGGACCCGCCACTTGGACCAGGCGCTGGCCGACAAGGAGGTGCTGGTGCGCGACATCCATCACCGGGTGAAGAACAACCTGCAGGTCATTCTCAGCCTGCTGGAATTGCAGGCGCAGCGCTCGCCGGAGTTGGAAGCGCCGTTCAGCGAAGCGTTGAGCCGCATCAACACCATGGGACTGATCCATGAGCAGATCTACCGCTCCACCGGAGTGTCCTCGGTCCGGATCGATGATTTCATCGAGGCACTGGTCGGCCATCTCAGCAGCTTCCACAGGCGCCCAGGCCGGGAGATCGCCATCCGCCATGACGTCGAGCCGGTTGCCATCGACGTGAACAGGGTGGTTCCCTTCGCCCTGATCCTCAACGAGGTGCTTTCGAACGCCTTCAAGCACGCCTTTGCGGATCGCTGTTCCGGCACCGTCACCATAACCTTCATGGCGGAGGACGGCATGCTGCACCTGACGGTGGAGGACGACGGCACCGGCGCTCCCGACCCGGAGCCTGCGCCCCGGCCGGCACGGCGATCCATGGGTATGGATCTGATCCGCGCCTTTACCCGCCAAATTCACGGCGAGTACCGCTTCACCCACAATGACGGCACCCGCTTCGACCTGGTCTTTCCGCGGGAGGACGAGGCATCCTAA
- the hisE gene encoding phosphoribosyl-ATP diphosphatase, giving the protein MVQYIGPDPLRSLYEAVQALRREPSAAPEASRTAKLLAQGRARMARKVGEEAIEVAIEAMRGDRDALVMEGADLLYNLVVLLADLEIAPDEILAELRRRELAYGIAEKLPKSDDPINGVSPAMAKRDKRRD; this is encoded by the coding sequence ATGGTTCAATATATCGGTCCTGATCCGCTCCGCAGCCTGTACGAAGCCGTGCAAGCCCTGCGGCGCGAACCTTCCGCTGCTCCCGAAGCCTCACGCACGGCAAAGCTGCTTGCGCAGGGGCGTGCCCGCATGGCGCGCAAGGTGGGGGAGGAAGCGATCGAGGTGGCGATCGAGGCCATGCGCGGCGATCGTGACGCGCTGGTGATGGAGGGGGCCGACCTTCTCTACAATCTCGTCGTCCTGCTGGCGGACCTGGAGATCGCGCCCGACGAAATTCTGGCCGAACTGCGCCGGCGGGAACTGGCCTATGGCATCGCGGAAAAATTGCCTAAGTCCGACGATCCCATCAACGGTGTTTCACCCGCAATGGCCAAACGCGACAAGCGCCGCGACTAA
- a CDS encoding Crp/Fnr family transcriptional regulator, which produces MSKAELPHEDTLPEAPPGGLDRIALLRPLTAEQRLAVARQCRWRRFAPDEQLIDHWADTRDVAFIVDGRVRVVSHSAGGREVSFSDIESGELVGEMSALDGRPRSASVVALGEGTLIAFLPARPFQQLVAAHPELAMAMMLRLCDKLRSATDRIMELSTLGANNRIHAELLRLAKRGTRRGTSAIIAPIPVHSDIAARVSTTRETVARVLSDLTRDGVLERRSDALVVRDLPRLELLVEDVRGGT; this is translated from the coding sequence GTGTCTAAAGCCGAATTGCCGCACGAAGACACTTTGCCCGAAGCGCCGCCCGGCGGGTTGGACCGGATCGCGCTGCTGCGTCCGCTGACTGCCGAGCAGCGGTTGGCCGTGGCGCGCCAATGCCGCTGGCGCCGCTTTGCCCCGGACGAGCAGTTGATCGACCATTGGGCGGACACCCGCGACGTCGCCTTCATTGTGGATGGGCGTGTGCGGGTGGTCAGCCACTCCGCCGGTGGGCGCGAGGTGAGCTTCAGCGACATCGAAAGCGGGGAGTTGGTCGGGGAGATGTCAGCGCTGGACGGCCGACCGCGTTCGGCCTCCGTCGTGGCGTTGGGGGAGGGGACGTTGATCGCTTTCCTGCCGGCCCGGCCCTTCCAGCAACTGGTGGCGGCCCATCCCGAACTGGCGATGGCGATGATGCTGCGGCTGTGCGACAAGCTGCGGAGCGCGACCGACCGCATCATGGAACTGTCTACGCTGGGCGCCAACAACCGCATTCATGCCGAGCTTTTGCGCCTTGCCAAACGCGGCACGCGGCGGGGGACCTCGGCGATCATCGCTCCCATTCCGGTCCATTCGGACATCGCTGCCCGCGTCAGCACGACCCGTGAGACCGTCGCCCGTGTGCTGAGCGATCTGACCCGCGATGGAGTATTGGAACGGCGCTCCGATGCGCTGGTGGTGCGTGACCTGCCAAGGCTCGAACTGCTGGTCGAGGATGTTCGCGGCGGCACATGA
- a CDS encoding DUF502 domain-containing protein — protein MSGDQKDLKAQEKFQPAEPARHRREGIGFMGRLRAYFLAGILVTAPIAITAYIAWWFVSLIDGHIRPLIPTAYNPENYLPFSIPGLGLLVVIVVVTLIGAFAAGYVGRLVLGVGEGVVGRMPVVRSVYGAVKQIFETVLAKKSNAFREVVIVQYPRPGVWSLGFITGNAHPEVQLQLAGQAEDMVNVFIPCAPPTAGYLAMVPRREVTALNMSVEDGLKLVMSGGIVVPPERRPTLVEPMAESGPDQNDGRDQPDRKVLAAASRSKR, from the coding sequence GTGAGCGGAGATCAGAAAGACCTGAAGGCACAGGAGAAATTCCAGCCGGCGGAACCGGCGCGGCACCGCCGCGAGGGCATCGGCTTCATGGGACGCCTGCGCGCCTATTTCCTGGCCGGCATCCTGGTCACTGCTCCGATCGCCATCACCGCCTATATCGCCTGGTGGTTCGTTTCGCTGATCGACGGCCATATCAGGCCCTTGATCCCCACCGCCTACAACCCTGAAAATTACCTTCCCTTCTCGATCCCCGGCCTTGGGCTGCTGGTGGTGATCGTGGTCGTGACGCTGATCGGCGCCTTCGCTGCCGGCTATGTCGGACGCCTGGTCCTGGGCGTCGGCGAAGGGGTGGTCGGGCGCATGCCGGTCGTCCGCTCCGTCTATGGTGCGGTGAAGCAAATCTTCGAAACGGTGCTGGCCAAGAAATCCAATGCATTCCGCGAAGTGGTGATCGTCCAGTATCCGCGTCCCGGCGTGTGGTCTCTGGGCTTCATCACCGGCAATGCCCATCCGGAGGTGCAGTTGCAGCTGGCCGGACAGGCAGAGGACATGGTCAACGTCTTCATCCCCTGCGCTCCGCCCACCGCCGGCTATCTGGCGATGGTGCCGCGGCGCGAGGTGACTGCGCTGAACATGTCGGTGGAAGACGGCCTGAAGCTGGTGATGTCCGGCGGCATCGTCGTTCCGCCCGAGCGCCGCCCGACCCTGGTGGAGCCGATGGCCGAGAGTGGGCCGGATCAGAACGACGGCCGTGATCAGCCAGACCGCAAGGTCTTGGCCGCCGCGTCGCGTTCGAAGAGGTAG